In Streptomyces sp. NBC_01439, the following are encoded in one genomic region:
- a CDS encoding PucR family transcriptional regulator yields the protein MADQAVSNEHVAGLPDLLHSACLTGRRLTRAELEACRVRGERAAELGVPVRGPLRQHVCAAQEALTTLPPAAAGSLLAVLEQAVDAFVEGYERAQHQAVRQEEAARREFIDDLLYGRSDLGRLAERSERFGLRLSQAHAVAVATGPEPYGDGYPVARGIESAVLARFAGRQILLTTKDGRLICVAPGDQPDVLAFFAKQAYAATDGGRVAIGRSHPGAGGVVHSYEEALNALDLAERMGLEGPVLHAADLLVYPVLTRDRQAMADLVESVLGPLRKGRGGARPFIDTLTAYFDSGCVATETARRLSLSVRALTYRLQRIHSLTGADPADPVNRYTLQTAVIGARLLGWPDTEL from the coding sequence GTGGCTGACCAGGCAGTATCGAACGAGCATGTGGCAGGGCTGCCCGATCTCCTGCACTCTGCCTGTCTCACGGGGCGCCGACTGACCCGCGCCGAACTCGAGGCCTGCCGGGTCCGGGGGGAACGGGCGGCGGAACTGGGCGTGCCGGTTCGTGGGCCCCTGCGGCAGCACGTGTGCGCGGCTCAGGAGGCACTTACGACCCTGCCCCCCGCAGCGGCAGGTTCATTGCTGGCCGTGCTGGAGCAGGCGGTGGATGCGTTCGTGGAGGGTTACGAGCGTGCCCAGCATCAGGCAGTACGCCAGGAGGAGGCCGCACGTCGGGAGTTCATCGACGACCTGCTGTACGGGCGCAGCGATCTGGGCCGGCTGGCTGAGCGTTCCGAACGGTTCGGGCTGCGTCTGTCCCAGGCCCACGCGGTGGCCGTGGCGACGGGCCCGGAGCCGTACGGGGACGGGTACCCGGTGGCGCGCGGGATCGAGTCGGCGGTGCTGGCCCGGTTCGCGGGCCGGCAGATCCTGCTGACCACGAAGGACGGGCGGCTGATCTGTGTGGCCCCCGGAGACCAGCCCGATGTTCTGGCGTTCTTCGCGAAGCAGGCTTACGCGGCCACCGACGGTGGCCGCGTCGCGATAGGCCGCTCCCACCCCGGTGCCGGGGGCGTGGTGCACTCCTACGAGGAGGCACTGAACGCCCTGGACCTGGCGGAGCGGATGGGCCTGGAAGGTCCGGTGCTGCACGCCGCGGATCTACTGGTGTATCCGGTCCTGACACGGGACCGGCAGGCGATGGCGGACCTTGTGGAAAGCGTGCTGGGCCCACTCCGCAAGGGGCGCGGTGGCGCCCGGCCCTTCATCGACACCCTCACCGCGTATTTCGACAGCGGTTGCGTCGCGACCGAGACAGCGCGGCGGCTTTCGCTGAGCGTGCGGGCACTGACCTACCGGCTGCAGCGGATCCACAGCCTCACCGGCGCCGACCCAGCCGACCCGGTCAACCGCTACACCCTCCAGACCGCGGTGATCGGCGCCCGCCTGCTCGGCTGGCCCGACACCGAGCTGTGA
- a CDS encoding ArsB/NhaD family transporter has product MSGWQSWAAIAVFAGVYVLIITEWIHRVAAALGGAALMLAIGATDDKAAFHSDKTGIDWNVIFLLLGMIMIVGVLKRTGLFEYLAIWSVKKAKAKPFRVMAMLVVITAVASALLDNVTTVLLVAPVTLLVCDRLKLSPIPFLLAEVFASNIGGTATLVGDPPNIIIASRAGLTFNDFLVHLAPLAAVLTLVLVLLCRLMFAKHFVFDEQRAAEIMKLREREAIKEPRLLIQGLGVLTLVVAGFVLHPVLHYEPSVVALLGAGLLIAISKVETGEVLGEVEWPTLAFFAGLFVMVGALIETGVIGELASSLAGIIGGAQLGGTMLLLGGSAVLSGIVDNIPYVATMAPITSELVTDMGGDPDHVMWWALALGADLGGNATAIGASANVVVLGIAERNRHPISFWQFTKYGLVVTAVTIAISAVYLWLRYFALA; this is encoded by the coding sequence GTGAGCGGCTGGCAGAGCTGGGCCGCGATCGCCGTCTTCGCGGGCGTCTACGTCCTGATCATCACCGAGTGGATCCACCGCGTCGCCGCGGCCCTCGGTGGCGCGGCCCTGATGCTCGCCATCGGCGCCACGGACGACAAGGCCGCCTTCCACTCGGACAAGACCGGCATCGACTGGAACGTCATCTTCCTGCTGCTCGGCATGATCATGATCGTCGGCGTCCTGAAGCGGACCGGTCTCTTTGAGTACCTGGCCATCTGGTCGGTGAAGAAGGCGAAAGCCAAACCGTTCCGGGTGATGGCCATGCTGGTCGTCATCACCGCCGTGGCTTCCGCCCTGCTGGACAACGTCACCACCGTGCTCCTCGTCGCGCCGGTGACGCTCCTGGTCTGCGACCGGCTGAAGCTGTCGCCGATTCCGTTCCTGCTCGCCGAGGTGTTCGCGTCCAACATCGGCGGAACCGCCACCCTCGTCGGCGACCCGCCCAACATCATCATCGCCAGCCGGGCCGGCCTCACCTTCAACGACTTCCTCGTTCACCTCGCCCCGCTGGCCGCGGTCCTGACCCTCGTCCTCGTGCTGCTCTGCCGACTCATGTTCGCCAAGCACTTCGTCTTCGACGAGCAGCGCGCCGCCGAAATCATGAAGCTGCGCGAACGCGAGGCGATCAAGGAGCCCCGGCTGCTCATTCAGGGTCTGGGCGTCCTGACCCTGGTCGTCGCCGGGTTCGTCCTGCACCCCGTGCTGCACTACGAACCCAGCGTCGTCGCGCTCCTGGGTGCCGGTCTGCTGATCGCGATCTCCAAGGTCGAGACCGGCGAGGTGCTCGGCGAGGTCGAATGGCCGACCCTCGCCTTCTTCGCGGGCCTGTTCGTCATGGTCGGCGCCCTCATCGAGACCGGCGTCATCGGCGAGCTCGCGAGTTCCCTCGCGGGCATCATCGGCGGAGCCCAACTGGGCGGCACCATGCTCCTGCTGGGCGGCTCGGCCGTGCTGTCGGGGATCGTGGACAACATCCCCTACGTCGCCACCATGGCGCCCATCACCAGCGAACTCGTCACCGACATGGGCGGTGACCCCGACCACGTCATGTGGTGGGCCCTCGCCCTGGGCGCCGACCTCGGCGGCAACGCCACCGCCATCGGCGCCTCCGCCAACGTCGTCGTCCTCGGCATCGCCGAACGCAACCGCCACCCCATCAGCTTCTGGCAGTTCACCAAGTACGGCCTCGTCGTCACCGCCGTCACCATCGCCATCTCGGCCGTCTACCTGTGGCTGCGCTACTTCGCCCTGGCGTGA
- a CDS encoding CBS domain-containing protein — protein MIARDLAEPYPHVTTDDPAVDAVRLLAEHDLAALLVLDSDGTPYAVVPGSQLVRQLVPEYVMEDPLLAAVIDDRYADGLTEDLAGKSVAEWIPRRTFKPAFVGPEAGALQIAALMARSHVPLVAVVDRDDDGRRLVGVVSAASLMRHLLDVGGKA, from the coding sequence ATGATCGCCCGTGATCTCGCCGAGCCCTATCCACATGTGACCACCGATGACCCGGCCGTGGACGCGGTCCGTCTGCTCGCCGAGCACGACCTCGCCGCGCTCCTGGTCCTGGACTCCGACGGGACGCCGTACGCGGTGGTGCCCGGGTCCCAGCTGGTTCGGCAGCTGGTGCCCGAGTACGTCATGGAGGACCCGCTGCTCGCAGCCGTCATCGACGACCGGTACGCCGACGGCCTCACCGAGGACCTGGCCGGCAAGAGCGTGGCCGAGTGGATCCCGCGGCGGACGTTCAAACCGGCCTTCGTCGGCCCGGAGGCCGGGGCTCTTCAGATCGCAGCCCTCATGGCGCGTAGCCACGTCCCGCTGGTGGCCGTCGTCGACCGCGACGACGACGGACGCCGGTTGGTGGGGGTGGTCTCGGCCGCCTCTTTGATGCGCCATCTGCTCGACGTGGGAGGCAAGGCGTGA
- a CDS encoding cation:proton antiporter, with product MVLVAVFGVALLVAVLLSGLAARTVLSTSLLFLLGGALVSDGFLGLIHITAGSEIVSVTADLALFAVLFTDGMHVSFPKLRQNWRNPARALGLGMPLAMAGMAVITHYLVGLDWTTSFLVGAVLAPTDPVFASAIVGRKEVPARLRQLLNVESGINDGLALPVVLLLIAAAGPTSGQADASVGEIALELGLGLVFGAVLPLLVAGLVRLRLLGAEPKLQPLLPLATGIILYALCHLTHANPYLAAFSAGAVLASVSPEAKTVFEPLGEMLAELAKFAALLVFGALLTPALFGDLSVGGYAAVVLAIVLIRPASLLVSLLGARIERREKLVAAWFGPKGFASVVYGLLVLQAGIPQGEQAYTLIAVCIAFSIIAHSSTDVPIARLFDVEDLAGIPTDDDHAPKPTAPVPALSSAPDQEKRHDRP from the coding sequence ATGGTGCTCGTCGCTGTTTTTGGTGTGGCGCTGCTGGTCGCCGTGCTGCTGTCCGGCCTCGCGGCCAGGACTGTTCTGTCAACCTCGCTGCTGTTCCTGCTGGGCGGGGCGCTGGTCAGTGACGGATTTCTCGGACTGATCCACATCACGGCCGGCAGTGAGATCGTCTCGGTGACTGCCGATCTGGCGCTGTTCGCGGTGTTGTTCACCGACGGGATGCACGTCTCGTTCCCGAAGCTGCGGCAGAACTGGAGGAACCCGGCCCGTGCGCTGGGGCTGGGCATGCCGCTGGCCATGGCCGGCATGGCGGTGATCACCCACTATCTGGTCGGGCTGGACTGGACGACGTCGTTCCTCGTCGGTGCTGTGCTCGCGCCGACCGACCCGGTCTTCGCCTCCGCGATCGTGGGCCGTAAGGAAGTGCCCGCCAGGCTGCGGCAGCTGCTGAACGTGGAGAGCGGTATCAACGACGGCCTCGCGCTGCCCGTCGTTCTGCTCCTCATCGCCGCGGCCGGCCCCACTTCCGGCCAGGCGGATGCCTCCGTCGGCGAGATCGCCCTCGAGCTCGGGCTCGGTCTGGTCTTCGGGGCTGTGCTGCCGCTGCTGGTGGCGGGCCTGGTTCGGCTGCGGCTGCTGGGCGCCGAGCCGAAGCTCCAGCCGCTGCTGCCACTGGCCACCGGGATCATCCTGTACGCGTTGTGCCACCTCACCCATGCCAACCCCTACCTGGCGGCGTTCTCCGCCGGCGCCGTCCTGGCGTCCGTCTCGCCCGAGGCGAAGACGGTGTTCGAGCCGCTGGGCGAGATGCTCGCGGAGCTGGCCAAGTTCGCGGCCCTCCTCGTCTTCGGCGCGCTGCTCACCCCGGCGCTGTTCGGGGACCTGTCGGTGGGCGGTTACGCGGCCGTGGTGCTGGCGATCGTGCTGATCCGCCCCGCCTCCCTGCTGGTTTCCCTGCTGGGGGCGCGGATCGAGCGGCGGGAGAAGCTGGTCGCCGCTTGGTTCGGGCCCAAGGGCTTCGCGTCCGTCGTCTACGGCCTGCTCGTGCTCCAGGCTGGCATCCCTCAGGGCGAACAGGCGTACACGCTGATCGCGGTCTGCATCGCCTTCTCGATCATCGCCCACTCCAGCACCGACGTGCCGATCGCCCGCCTCTTCGACGTGGAAGACCTGGCAGGCATCCCCACTGACGACGACCACGCCCCAAAGCCGACCGCCCCCGTTCCCGCGCTGAGCAGTGCACCCGACCAGGAGAAGCGCCATGATCGCCCGTGA
- a CDS encoding potassium channel family protein translates to MVVCGDDGLARRLAAELRDVYREQVTLVVPAGVHAPHGAVGRWSVRSLGLRGRVPGSRQAGRAEAERVGSRDLRVVEAAEPDEEALVMAGVAGAAALALVYEDDDTNLRAALVARRLNPRLRLVIRLYNRKLGQHLEELLDQAAVVAEPGIDLRELDSSTTVLSDADTAAPALAASAIAGTSKVIQADGLLLRAVERTPPGRGEVADPGLCTLALLSATAADPAGSEGSDRSGDQGPQLLPDDRSVAAATGRGIVALEAMTHAGPAVAGRRLAAASLPVASLFSRRLRWSLAGIVAAVAGLAVAAWLTTGDHPLHAAYITLLDIFAINDPAVDEAPERKTLQILAGFVGLLLLPVLVAAALEGLGAFRSATALRRPPRGLSGHVVLLGLGKIGARVLVRLRELEIPVVCVESDPEARGLALARRMRVPVVLGDVTEEGVLEAARIHRAHALLALTSADTTNLEAALYARAVRPDLRVVMRLFEDDFATAVYRTLRAAHPAALTRSRSVTHLAAPAFAGAMMGRQILGAIPVERRVLLFAALDVAGHPQLDGRTVAESFRPGSWRVIALDSASPEERLPDLSSTPGEAAEPHARLVWDLHPGFVLKAQDRVVLAATRRGLAELLGRQDVHASGS, encoded by the coding sequence ATGGTTGTCTGTGGCGATGACGGTCTGGCCCGTCGGCTGGCCGCCGAGCTGCGCGACGTGTACCGGGAGCAGGTGACGCTCGTGGTGCCGGCGGGCGTGCACGCGCCGCACGGGGCTGTCGGCCGCTGGAGCGTACGGAGTCTCGGACTGCGCGGGCGCGTACCTGGCAGCAGGCAGGCAGGGCGGGCCGAGGCAGAGCGCGTCGGTAGCCGGGATCTGCGTGTCGTGGAGGCGGCGGAGCCGGATGAGGAGGCGCTGGTCATGGCGGGGGTGGCCGGGGCGGCCGCGCTGGCGCTGGTGTACGAGGATGACGACACAAACCTACGGGCCGCGCTCGTGGCTCGTCGGCTCAACCCGCGGCTGCGGCTGGTCATCCGTCTGTACAACCGCAAGCTCGGTCAGCACCTGGAGGAGTTGCTGGACCAGGCGGCGGTCGTCGCCGAGCCGGGTATCGACCTGCGCGAGCTGGACTCGTCGACGACCGTCCTTTCGGACGCGGACACCGCCGCGCCGGCGCTCGCTGCCAGCGCGATCGCCGGGACCAGCAAGGTCATCCAGGCCGACGGCCTGCTGCTGCGTGCGGTGGAGCGTACGCCTCCGGGGCGGGGCGAGGTGGCCGATCCGGGCCTGTGCACCCTGGCGCTGCTGTCCGCGACCGCCGCCGATCCGGCCGGAAGCGAAGGTTCGGACCGCAGTGGTGACCAGGGGCCGCAACTGCTGCCCGACGACCGGTCGGTGGCCGCCGCGACCGGCCGCGGCATCGTTGCGCTCGAGGCGATGACGCATGCGGGTCCGGCCGTGGCGGGGCGGCGCCTGGCCGCGGCGTCGCTGCCGGTGGCGTCACTCTTCTCGCGGCGGCTGCGCTGGTCGCTGGCCGGCATCGTGGCTGCGGTGGCAGGCCTGGCGGTGGCGGCCTGGCTGACCACCGGCGACCATCCCCTGCACGCCGCGTACATCACCCTGCTCGACATCTTCGCGATCAACGACCCGGCGGTCGACGAGGCTCCCGAGCGCAAGACGTTGCAGATCCTGGCCGGCTTCGTCGGCCTGCTGCTCCTGCCTGTGCTGGTCGCGGCCGCGCTGGAGGGCTTGGGGGCGTTCCGCAGCGCGACGGCGCTGCGCCGTCCGCCCCGCGGACTTTCCGGGCATGTGGTCCTGTTGGGGCTCGGCAAGATCGGGGCCCGGGTCCTGGTCCGGCTGCGGGAGTTGGAGATCCCGGTGGTGTGCGTCGAGTCCGACCCGGAGGCCCGCGGTCTCGCGCTGGCCCGCCGCATGAGGGTGCCCGTCGTTCTGGGGGACGTCACCGAGGAGGGCGTGCTGGAGGCCGCCCGGATCCACCGCGCCCACGCGCTCCTGGCCCTCACCAGCGCCGACACCACCAACCTGGAGGCCGCCCTGTACGCGCGCGCGGTCAGGCCGGACCTCCGGGTCGTCATGCGACTGTTCGAGGACGACTTCGCCACGGCCGTCTACCGCACGCTGCGCGCCGCGCACCCGGCCGCCCTCACCCGCAGTCGCAGCGTCACGCACCTGGCCGCGCCCGCCTTCGCCGGCGCCATGATGGGCCGGCAGATTCTCGGTGCCATCCCGGTGGAGCGGCGCGTGCTTCTCTTCGCGGCCCTGGACGTCGCCGGGCACCCGCAGCTGGATGGCCGTACCGTCGCCGAATCCTTTAGGCCGGGGTCCTGGCGGGTGATCGCCCTGGACAGCGCTTCGCCGGAGGAACGGCTACCGGACCTGTCGTCCACGCCCGGCGAAGCGGCCGAACCCCACGCCCGTCTGGTGTGGGACCTCCACCCGGGCTTCGTCCTCAAGGCACAGGACCGGGTCGTCCTCGCCGCCACACGCCGGGGGCTGGCCGAGCTCCTCGGCCGCCAGGACGTCCACGCCTCGGGCTCCTGA
- a CDS encoding flotillin family protein, protein MSPVVTAVVGVVVLLVLLALVVVTRYKVAGPSEAFIITGRRGKRSTDPETGRISTDNTGQKVVVGGGVFVVPFVQQRYTLDLSSRHIPIAVRGAVTLRGIKANLEGVAIVKVGGNEDAIRAAAQRFLQQQDGIVGFTQEVLSGALRAIVGRMSVEDIIRDRAAFAGQVAEEAEASLSGQGLVLDAFQIQDITTEGSYLEDLGRPEAARAKQEADIAEANSRQAAEQARLKAEEEIAVAQRTLYLRQAEIKAETDAATAQANAAGPLADADRQQQILAEQEKVAERQAALTDRQLDTQVRKPADARRYQAEQEAEALRVARVKQAEAERLAAIAAAQAEAERARLTGEGEKQRRSALAEAEAIEGAKRGEAERARRAAIADAVRLEGDAEAAAIAAKGAAEAEAMQKKADAFESYGDAAMIQMMVEALPQVVAKAAEPLSAIDKMTVISTDGASKLSRTVTDNVAQGMELLSSTTGVDLAQLLGGLTTAKTSAMPEPNSSNGKIEIAG, encoded by the coding sequence ATGAGTCCTGTTGTCACCGCGGTCGTGGGAGTCGTCGTACTCCTCGTCCTGCTCGCCCTCGTTGTCGTCACCCGCTACAAGGTTGCCGGACCCAGCGAGGCGTTCATCATTACCGGGCGCCGGGGCAAGCGGTCCACCGATCCGGAGACCGGGCGGATATCGACCGATAACACCGGTCAGAAGGTCGTGGTCGGTGGCGGGGTGTTCGTCGTCCCGTTCGTCCAGCAGCGCTACACCCTCGACCTGTCCAGCCGGCACATTCCGATAGCCGTGCGCGGAGCGGTCACGCTGCGCGGCATCAAGGCGAACCTCGAAGGCGTGGCGATCGTCAAGGTCGGCGGCAACGAGGACGCCATCCGCGCCGCCGCCCAGCGTTTCCTCCAGCAGCAGGACGGAATCGTCGGCTTCACCCAGGAAGTGCTCTCCGGCGCCCTGCGGGCCATCGTCGGCCGGATGTCGGTCGAGGACATCATCCGCGACCGGGCCGCCTTCGCCGGGCAGGTCGCGGAGGAGGCCGAGGCCAGCCTCTCCGGCCAGGGCCTCGTCCTGGACGCCTTCCAGATCCAGGACATCACCACCGAAGGCTCCTACCTGGAGGACCTCGGCCGTCCCGAGGCCGCCCGCGCCAAGCAGGAAGCCGACATCGCCGAGGCCAACTCCCGCCAGGCCGCCGAACAGGCCCGCCTGAAAGCCGAGGAGGAAATCGCCGTCGCCCAGCGCACCCTGTACCTGCGCCAGGCCGAGATCAAGGCCGAGACCGACGCGGCGACCGCCCAGGCCAACGCGGCAGGCCCGCTCGCCGACGCGGACCGGCAGCAGCAGATCCTGGCCGAGCAGGAGAAGGTCGCTGAACGCCAGGCGGCACTGACTGACCGCCAGCTCGACACCCAGGTCCGCAAGCCCGCCGATGCCCGCCGCTACCAGGCGGAGCAGGAGGCCGAAGCGTTGCGGGTGGCCCGTGTGAAGCAGGCCGAGGCCGAGCGCCTCGCCGCCATCGCCGCCGCCCAGGCGGAGGCCGAGCGGGCCCGCCTGACGGGTGAGGGCGAGAAGCAGCGCCGCTCCGCCCTTGCCGAGGCCGAGGCCATCGAGGGCGCCAAGCGCGGTGAGGCCGAACGCGCCCGCCGTGCGGCCATCGCCGACGCGGTCCGCCTTGAGGGCGACGCGGAGGCGGCGGCGATCGCGGCCAAGGGCGCGGCCGAGGCCGAGGCGATGCAGAAGAAGGCCGACGCCTTCGAGAGCTACGGCGACGCCGCAATGATCCAGATGATGGTCGAGGCACTGCCCCAAGTCGTGGCCAAGGCCGCCGAACCGCTGTCCGCCATCGACAAGATGACCGTCATCTCCACCGACGGCGCGAGCAAACTCTCCCGCACCGTCACCGACAACGTCGCCCAGGGCATGGAACTTCTCTCCTCCACCACAGGCGTCGACCTCGCCCAACTCCTGGGCGGCCTGACCACCGCCAAGACGTCCGCCATGCCCGAGCCCAACTCATCCAACGGCAAGATCGAAATCGCCGGCTAG
- a CDS encoding tyrosine-type recombinase/integrase, with the protein MNRLPGDYLFSNVGGTNMLMYSLVDRLWRRAEQSAGITRKITSHWLRHFFASAGLSKGVPVTDMAEWLGHRDPRITHETYAHVMPDTPGRLRALMDSVFTRETELSLPLEVEAVAQAA; encoded by the coding sequence GTGAATCGACTTCCGGGCGACTACCTCTTCTCGAATGTCGGGGGCACCAACATGCTCATGTACTCGCTCGTCGACCGGCTGTGGCGTAGAGCCGAGCAGAGCGCGGGCATCACAAGGAAAATCACCTCGCACTGGCTGCGTCACTTCTTCGCTTCGGCGGGACTGTCCAAGGGGGTACCGGTGACGGATATGGCCGAGTGGCTCGGGCACCGGGATCCACGCATCACCCACGAGACGTACGCGCACGTGATGCCGGACACCCCGGGACGGCTGAGGGCCCTGATGGATTCGGTCTTCACGCGTGAAACCGAGCTGAGCCTGCCACTCGAGGTTGAGGCCGTGGCCCAAGCGGCTTGA
- a CDS encoding YbhB/YbcL family Raf kinase inhibitor-like protein, which translates to MKKSLRTGVAAAVAAGAAPATGVALTASGEPEPTTPSTDRPGYGYTKIRRGVPDSAERFTVTSPDVRDGEALPADTWADAFGCTGDNRQPRLSWSGAPQATRSYAITMFDPDAPTGAGFWHWLVWDIPAGHTGVDTQLPADAITGIGDSGKAGYLGPCPPGGDLTHHYEISVYALDVPTLGLPASTPPTVAAFTMSGHILGYARITGTARR; encoded by the coding sequence ATGAAGAAGTCCCTGCGCACGGGCGTGGCAGCGGCCGTCGCCGCCGGTGCCGCGCCGGCCACCGGTGTGGCCCTGACCGCTTCCGGAGAACCCGAGCCCACCACGCCCTCGACCGATCGCCCGGGCTACGGATACACCAAGATCCGCAGGGGCGTACCCGACTCCGCCGAACGCTTCACGGTGACCAGCCCCGACGTGCGCGACGGCGAGGCGCTCCCCGCCGACACCTGGGCCGACGCCTTCGGCTGCACCGGCGACAACCGGCAGCCCCGGCTGTCGTGGAGTGGCGCTCCGCAGGCCACCCGCAGCTACGCGATCACCATGTTCGACCCCGACGCGCCCACCGGAGCCGGATTCTGGCACTGGCTCGTCTGGGACATCCCCGCCGGTCACACCGGCGTGGACACCCAGCTGCCGGCCGATGCGATCACCGGAATTGGAGACTCCGGAAAGGCCGGCTACCTGGGGCCCTGCCCGCCCGGTGGCGACCTCACCCACCACTACGAGATCTCCGTGTATGCACTCGACGTACCCACGCTCGGCCTACCCGCGTCCACGCCGCCGACCGTTGCCGCGTTCACCATGTCCGGCCACATCCTCGGATACGCGCGGATCACCGGCACGGCCCGCCGCTAG
- a CDS encoding helix-turn-helix transcriptional regulator, protein MRTGRNEELAQFLRAMRARLQPDDVGLPVQGRRRTPGLRRQEVAQLAAVSVEWYVRLEQGRASEPGTAVLDALAQALRLSPAERRHLHVIARGEAPVPRPECLPVSESLRALMEGMPLLPAYLVDFRFDVLAHNSAAAALFGEDFGSGVADNVARMLFLSPRMREMQLDWARVARETVGNLRATLARHPDEPRLLEVIGELRSTGREFALWWDDHTVRQRAHGTKRIRHPSVGELTVHYDTLATLDGAGQCLIVLTPADTAAETCLRRLMADRAGTLGGPGLHALPAAQARHPELPGGSAQPGPAPRLRPGRR, encoded by the coding sequence ATGCGAACGGGGCGCAACGAGGAGCTGGCGCAGTTCCTGCGGGCGATGCGGGCGCGGCTGCAGCCGGACGACGTGGGACTGCCGGTCCAGGGACGTCGCCGCACACCGGGTCTGCGGCGCCAGGAGGTCGCCCAGCTGGCCGCCGTCAGCGTCGAGTGGTACGTCCGGCTGGAGCAGGGGCGGGCGAGCGAGCCCGGGACCGCGGTGCTCGACGCCCTCGCCCAGGCGCTGCGGCTGTCGCCCGCCGAACGCCGCCACCTGCACGTGATCGCCCGCGGCGAGGCGCCGGTGCCCCGCCCCGAGTGCCTGCCGGTGAGCGAGTCGCTGCGCGCCCTGATGGAAGGAATGCCGCTCCTGCCCGCCTACCTCGTCGACTTCAGGTTCGACGTACTGGCCCACAACAGTGCCGCGGCCGCGCTGTTCGGCGAGGACTTCGGCTCCGGCGTCGCGGACAACGTGGCCCGGATGCTGTTCCTGTCGCCCCGCATGCGGGAGATGCAGCTGGACTGGGCCCGGGTGGCCCGCGAGACGGTGGGCAACCTGCGCGCCACGCTCGCACGCCACCCCGACGAACCGCGGCTGCTGGAAGTGATCGGGGAACTGCGCTCTACCGGCAGGGAGTTCGCCCTCTGGTGGGACGACCACACAGTCAGACAGCGCGCTCATGGCACCAAACGGATCAGGCATCCCTCGGTCGGCGAACTGACCGTCCATTACGACACACTGGCCACCCTGGACGGGGCCGGGCAGTGCCTCATCGTCCTCACACCGGCCGACACGGCGGCCGAGACGTGTCTGCGCAGGCTGATGGCCGATCGCGCCGGCACCCTCGGCGGTCCCGGTCTGCACGCTCTGCCTGCTGCCCAGGCCCGGCACCCCGAGCTGCCCGGTGGCAGCGCGCAGCCCGGGCCGGCTCCCCGCCTGCGGCCCGGCCGGCGGTGA